A single genomic interval of Staphylococcus hyicus harbors:
- a CDS encoding M20/M25/M40 family metallo-hydrolase encodes MINQQRLIQTFLQLVQIDSETGRENEIQPILKEKFKALGLDVKEDNAKALTHFGANNLICTLKATDENRDKIYFTSHMDTVEPGKNVKPIIKEDGYIYSDGTTVLGADDKAGLAVILEVLEVIQTNEIPHGQLQFVITVGEESGLVGAKVLDASLLDADYGYALDASVPVGDITIGAPYQMKMHATIHGKKAHASTPKEGISAINIAAKAISQMKLGQVDNETTANIGSFNGGGPTNVVTDLVHIWAEARSHSKAKIDAQTEHMKATFIEAAENYDASAEVESELSYPGFKIDEDEKVYQVAKKASLTLGFNANSSIGGGGSDGNIINGFGIPTVILGVGYEYIHTTKERISKQSLVDLARYVLKIIENA; translated from the coding sequence ATGATAAATCAACAACGCTTAATACAAACATTTTTACAACTCGTTCAAATTGATTCAGAAACTGGTCGTGAAAATGAAATACAACCAATATTAAAAGAGAAATTTAAAGCGTTAGGACTTGATGTTAAAGAAGATAATGCCAAAGCTTTGACTCATTTTGGTGCTAATAATTTAATATGTACGTTAAAAGCAACAGATGAAAACCGCGATAAAATTTATTTCACATCTCATATGGATACCGTAGAACCAGGAAAGAATGTGAAACCAATAATCAAAGAAGATGGATATATATATTCTGACGGTACGACAGTACTCGGGGCAGATGATAAAGCAGGTTTAGCTGTTATTTTAGAAGTGCTTGAAGTGATTCAAACTAATGAAATCCCTCATGGACAACTCCAATTTGTAATCACAGTTGGCGAAGAATCTGGTTTAGTCGGTGCCAAAGTATTGGATGCCTCACTTCTAGATGCAGATTACGGTTATGCATTAGATGCTTCTGTGCCTGTTGGAGACATTACTATAGGTGCGCCATATCAAATGAAGATGCATGCAACGATTCATGGTAAAAAAGCACATGCCAGTACACCAAAAGAAGGAATTAGTGCGATTAATATTGCAGCAAAAGCTATCAGTCAAATGAAACTTGGACAAGTTGACAATGAAACGACTGCCAATATCGGTTCATTCAATGGTGGGGGACCAACAAATGTGGTCACCGATCTCGTACATATTTGGGCTGAAGCACGCTCACATTCAAAAGCAAAAATAGATGCCCAAACAGAGCACATGAAAGCAACCTTTATTGAAGCTGCGGAAAATTATGACGCAAGTGCTGAAGTGGAATCTGAGTTGTCTTACCCTGGTTTTAAAATAGATGAAGATGAAAAAGTCTATCAAGTCGCAAAAAAAGCATCATTAACATTAGGTTTTAATGCAAATTCCTCCATTGGTGGCGGAGGATCTGATGGGAATATTATAAATGGCTTTGGAATTCCAACAGTGATATTAGGTGTAGGCTACGAGTATATTCATACGACGAAAGAACGTATTTCGAAACAATCATTAGTTGACCTAGCGCGATATGTTTTGAAAATCATTGAAAACGCTTAA
- the gndA gene encoding NADP-dependent phosphogluconate dehydrogenase, whose product MTQQIGVVGLAVMGKNLAWNIESRGYTVSVYNRSSEKTDIMVAESEGKNIVPTYSLEEFVNSLEKPRKILLMVKAGVATDKTIESLLPLLDNDDILIDGGNTNYLDTMRRNQALAQSGINFIGTGVSGGEVGALTGPSMMPGGQRDAYDKVADIFEAIAAKAQDGTPCVTYIGPNGAGHYVKMVHNGIEYADMQLIAESYFMMKSLLGMSHEEISETFKSWNTGELESYLIEITGDIFTKLDESGEPLVEKIMDKAGQKGTGKWTSINALELGAPLTIITESVFARFISSLKTQRVHASESLSGPKASFNGDKDVFLEQIRRALYMSKICCYAQGFDQMKAASEENEWHLQLGELAMIWREGCIIRAQFLQKIKDAYDKDSNLQNLLLDDYFKSIVNEYQDALRVVVATGVQNGIAIPGFASSINYFDSYRTADLPANLIQAQRDYFGAHTYERKDKAGVFHTQWTE is encoded by the coding sequence ATGACACAACAAATAGGTGTAGTAGGATTAGCGGTAATGGGTAAAAACCTGGCTTGGAATATTGAATCAAGAGGCTATACAGTATCTGTATATAACCGCTCATCTGAAAAAACAGACATCATGGTTGCAGAATCAGAAGGTAAAAACATTGTTCCAACCTATTCATTAGAAGAATTTGTAAATTCTTTAGAAAAACCACGTAAAATCTTACTTATGGTTAAAGCAGGTGTTGCAACTGATAAAACCATTGAAAGCCTTTTACCGTTATTAGATAACGACGATATTTTAATTGACGGTGGAAATACGAATTATTTAGATACAATGCGTCGTAATCAAGCGCTTGCACAAAGTGGCATTAACTTTATCGGTACGGGTGTATCCGGTGGAGAAGTTGGCGCATTAACAGGTCCTTCAATGATGCCAGGCGGTCAACGCGATGCTTATGATAAAGTGGCAGATATTTTTGAAGCAATTGCTGCAAAAGCACAAGACGGTACACCTTGTGTCACATACATTGGACCAAATGGTGCCGGCCATTATGTTAAAATGGTTCACAATGGTATTGAATATGCGGACATGCAGTTAATCGCTGAAAGTTATTTTATGATGAAATCACTTTTAGGCATGTCACATGAAGAAATCTCTGAAACATTCAAATCGTGGAATACTGGTGAATTAGAAAGCTATTTAATTGAAATCACTGGTGACATTTTCACTAAATTAGATGAATCTGGTGAACCTTTAGTTGAAAAAATTATGGATAAAGCTGGCCAAAAAGGAACAGGTAAATGGACGTCAATTAATGCATTAGAACTTGGCGCGCCGTTAACAATTATAACAGAGTCAGTATTCGCTCGTTTTATTTCATCTTTAAAAACACAACGCGTGCACGCATCTGAATCATTATCTGGTCCAAAAGCATCATTTAATGGTGATAAAGATGTCTTCTTAGAACAAATTCGACGCGCACTTTATATGAGTAAAATTTGTTGCTATGCACAAGGTTTTGATCAAATGAAAGCCGCAAGTGAAGAAAATGAATGGCACTTACAATTAGGTGAATTAGCAATGATTTGGAGAGAAGGCTGTATCATTAGAGCACAATTCCTTCAAAAAATTAAAGATGCTTATGACAAAGATAGCAACTTACAAAATTTATTATTAGATGACTATTTCAAATCAATCGTCAATGAATATCAAGATGCATTACGCGTAGTTGTAGCAACTGGGGTTCAAAATGGCATTGCAATCCCTGGGTTTGCATCGAGTATCAATTACTTTGATAGTTATCGAACAGCTGATTTACCCGCTAACCTTATTCAAGCACAACGTGATTATTTCGGTGCACACACATATGAACGCAAAGATAAAGCGGGCGTTTTCCATACTCAATGGACAGAATAA